In a genomic window of Pseudoliparis swirei isolate HS2019 ecotype Mariana Trench chromosome 20, NWPU_hadal_v1, whole genome shotgun sequence:
- the il12a gene encoding interleukin-12 subunit alpha isoform X3, with product MMITMEINIIVGFASCVLLLTSSGRASAGLPVHARSAANSADCSLHCGNLLLTVRELLGSDVLCFGIASDGMMVMSQAETVLACAPTRTQNTSCTMERNSSFSESECLRNIRKDLAYYAAAFQSYSKSQLRSHNEEVALLSPTLEKIQRLKKSCSLTPNEEKDSSEEDAAQMWGDDTFSRRQKMCQMMRGFHVRTITINRAMGYISSGDHRNS from the exons ATGATGATCACCATGGAGATCAATATTATCG TGGGCTTCGCCAGCTGTGTGCTGCTGCTGACCTCCAGCGGGCGCGCGTCGGCGGGGCTCCCCGTGCACGCGCGCAGCGCAGCGAACTCCGCTGACTGCTCGCTGCACTGCGGGAACCTCCTGCTGACCGTCAGAGAGCTTCTCGGCAGT GATGTTCTGTGTTTCGGCATCGCCTCTGATGGGATGATGGTGATGAGTCAGGCTGAGACGGTACTGGCCTGCGCACCCACCCGGACTCAG AACACAAGCTGCACAATGGAAAGAAATTCATCTTTTAGTGAG AGTGAATGTCTGAGGAACATCAGGAAGGACTTGGCCTACTATGCTGCTGCTTTTCAGTCTTACTCCAAGTCCCAACTCAGAAGTCACAATGAAGAAGTTGCACTTCTGAGTCCAACTCTGGAAAAAATACAGAGGCTGAAGAAG AGCTGCTCCCTGACGCCCAATGAAGAGAAGGACTCTTCAGAG GAGGATGCTGCCCAGATGTGGGGAGATGACACCTTCAGTAGGCGGCAGAAGATGTGTCAGATGATGAGGGGCTTCCATGTCCGGACCATCACCATCAACCGAGCTATGGGTTACATCTCCTCGGGAGACCACAGGAA CTCCTGA
- the il12a gene encoding interleukin-12 subunit alpha isoform X1 — translation MRRARVDAYVALCAVGFASCVLLLTSSGRASAGLPVHARSAANSADCSLHCGNLLLTVRELLGSDVLCFGIASDGMMVMSQAETVLACAPTRTQNTSCTMERNSSFSESECLRNIRKDLAYYAAAFQSYSKSQLRSHNEEVALLSPTLEKIQRLKKSCSLTPNEEKDSSEEDAAQMWGDDTFSRRQKMCQMMRGFHVRTITINRAMGYISSGDHRNS, via the exons ATGAGACGCGCACGTGTTGACGCTTATGTTGCTCTCTGTGCAGTGGGCTTCGCCAGCTGTGTGCTGCTGCTGACCTCCAGCGGGCGCGCGTCGGCGGGGCTCCCCGTGCACGCGCGCAGCGCAGCGAACTCCGCTGACTGCTCGCTGCACTGCGGGAACCTCCTGCTGACCGTCAGAGAGCTTCTCGGCAGT GATGTTCTGTGTTTCGGCATCGCCTCTGATGGGATGATGGTGATGAGTCAGGCTGAGACGGTACTGGCCTGCGCACCCACCCGGACTCAG AACACAAGCTGCACAATGGAAAGAAATTCATCTTTTAGTGAG AGTGAATGTCTGAGGAACATCAGGAAGGACTTGGCCTACTATGCTGCTGCTTTTCAGTCTTACTCCAAGTCCCAACTCAGAAGTCACAATGAAGAAGTTGCACTTCTGAGTCCAACTCTGGAAAAAATACAGAGGCTGAAGAAG AGCTGCTCCCTGACGCCCAATGAAGAGAAGGACTCTTCAGAG GAGGATGCTGCCCAGATGTGGGGAGATGACACCTTCAGTAGGCGGCAGAAGATGTGTCAGATGATGAGGGGCTTCCATGTCCGGACCATCACCATCAACCGAGCTATGGGTTACATCTCCTCGGGAGACCACAGGAA CTCCTGA
- the il12a gene encoding interleukin-12 subunit alpha isoform X2: protein MRRARVDAYVALCAVGFASCVLLLTSSGRASAGLPVHARSAANSADCSLHCGNLLLTVRELLGSDVLCFGIASDGMMVMSQAETVLACAPTRTQNTSCTMERNSSFSESECLRNIRKDLAYYAAAFQSYSKSQLRSHNEEVALLSPTLEKIQRLKKSCSLTPNEEKDSSEEDAAQMWGDDTFSRRQKMCQMMRGFHVRTITINRAMGYISSGDHRK from the exons ATGAGACGCGCACGTGTTGACGCTTATGTTGCTCTCTGTGCAGTGGGCTTCGCCAGCTGTGTGCTGCTGCTGACCTCCAGCGGGCGCGCGTCGGCGGGGCTCCCCGTGCACGCGCGCAGCGCAGCGAACTCCGCTGACTGCTCGCTGCACTGCGGGAACCTCCTGCTGACCGTCAGAGAGCTTCTCGGCAGT GATGTTCTGTGTTTCGGCATCGCCTCTGATGGGATGATGGTGATGAGTCAGGCTGAGACGGTACTGGCCTGCGCACCCACCCGGACTCAG AACACAAGCTGCACAATGGAAAGAAATTCATCTTTTAGTGAG AGTGAATGTCTGAGGAACATCAGGAAGGACTTGGCCTACTATGCTGCTGCTTTTCAGTCTTACTCCAAGTCCCAACTCAGAAGTCACAATGAAGAAGTTGCACTTCTGAGTCCAACTCTGGAAAAAATACAGAGGCTGAAGAAG AGCTGCTCCCTGACGCCCAATGAAGAGAAGGACTCTTCAGAG GAGGATGCTGCCCAGATGTGGGGAGATGACACCTTCAGTAGGCGGCAGAAGATGTGTCAGATGATGAGGGGCTTCCATGTCCGGACCATCACCATCAACCGAGCTATGGGTTACATCTCCTCGGGAGACCACAGGAAGTAA